From the genome of Mauremys reevesii isolate NIE-2019 linkage group 24, ASM1616193v1, whole genome shotgun sequence:
AGGTGGAAAAAGCCACCCTTCCCCCACGCCATCTCTTGCATTCATCTGCCTGTCACAGGAATTGCTGCTACACCCTGACTCGTGTGAGCATGCAGGGTCCTTCTTACTCTCATTGTAACACAGGAAGCctcaagccactgagctgctTCTCTGTCCCACagtcctgctgccagccctgcagcagggtcCTCTGGGCTATTGCCGTTGTCAGGGACTGCGCCCCTCACGGCCTTGTTAGCATGGAGTCCTCTGTGCTCTGCAGACTGGCCTAATGGTTAGAGAAgggccagctgggagccaggactcctggtttctatccccagctctgggagtgggATGGAGGTCAGAACTCCTGGGCTGTGGGAGAAAAGGGGTGTCTTGTGgcttagagcagaggttctcagccAGAGGTGGGTGTACACAGAGGTCTGTtgggggcacatcaactcatctagatatttgcctagttgtACAGCAGGCCACATAAAAAGCACGAGTgtagtcagtacaaactacaatttcatgcAATGACTTGCTTATCCTGCTCTATACACTATGCACTGAAATTCAAGCAcaacatttatattccaattcATTTATAATTACATGGGAAAAATGAGAAAGTAGCAATTGCTCCGTGATAGTGTAGCTGTGACAttgtttcaagtatcagagggggagccgtgttagtctggatctgtaaaagcagcaaagagtcctgtggcaccttatagactaacagacgttttagagcatgagctttcgtggatgaatacccacttcgtcggatgcaagacaagtggggattcacccacaaaagctcatgctctgaaacgtctgttagtctataaggtgccacaggattttttgctgctGTGACGTTGTTGTATTTTtacatctgattttgtaagcaaatagtttttaagtgagggaaAACTTGGGGGTaggaagagaaatcagactcctgcaaggggtacaggagtctggtaaggttgagaacctctggctCAGAGCTTTGTAAATGGGGAGCAGCTCATCTAACATGAAATAAGGGAGAAAATTCACCCATGTCACAGAGCTCACCTACTACCTCTGTCTATTGGGTGCCCCATGGGAACCACACTgtacccagtggcagggagtcttCCAGGCTAACCCCACTCTTACTCAGTGGCAGGGAGTTTCATACTCTATCCCCACTGAtacccaggggcagggagtcccactgGTTTGTCTTTTCAATAGCAAATTTCTGTGGCTTCTAGGGGGCCTTAGCAAGGAAATTCCCCTTTAGACCCAACACAGGTCCCTCTGCTCATTGTCTCGACTCACCTGGGCGACGGGTGGTGGAAACACAGATCCAGCACAGAGAGAGCCTCAGATGGCGTGTGTTTGGCCAGCAAAGCATCCGTGTgtctgtcccctgcaccccagagccctccacTGTGTGTTGAGTTCACTCCTCTTAACTCTGTGTCTTCTAcatgctccacccccacctgctctCTGAGATCCACAAGCTGCAAACTATGAACGGAAATGATCATTGGACACTGCCTTAGCAGAGAAACCACCTAAGCAACAACCATTGCTTTGAAactagccccactcccctcccagagcctggcatagaacccaggagtcctggttcccagcccctcctctctaaAGCACTAGATGCTTGGCCAGCAGCTCAATTATTGAGGCGTGCCCCCATGAAGAGGAAGGGCCTGTATTTTGCACAACTCCTTGGGTGCTGAGCTGCCACGACCCAAAAATAACCCAGCTCTGTTAGCTCACAACAAAGGCTGAGTGACAAATGATGAAATTCCCAGCCAAGGAGTGGGGGTTCttgtgggttagagcggggggctgggagccaggactcctgggttctgtcccctcCTCTGGGAGATGAGATGGGTCTAATGGGCTAgtgcagggggcagctgggaatGAGGaccctgggttctgtccccagctctgggaggggggtggggtctaGTTGTTAGAGCAGGTCAATAGCCGTGAGGGGTCCTGTGTGATGTACATGTTGTGGGTCCATCCCTGGGTGAGACAACTCATGTGACATCCTGCCCCTTCCTGTTCTAGATAAAATCTCAGTCACACCAGCCCTCCCCAGAGTGTTCGTTACACAGTCCCCATCCTCAGAGCTGGGACCCTGAGACCCCTGAAGGGAACCCAATGTTCCTGGGAAAAGAGCCCCCGACAGCACAGTACACAAGACCAAGGTTGAATtctgaggggagtggggtctagggggTCCTGAGGGTGGCTGGAGCCTAATGGGTTTGTGCAGGGAGGAGAATGAAATGCCGTGTTTCTCACTGCTAGGGCACGGGCTGCACacgtctgtctctctctcacccttcCCCTCTTCTGTCTCCTCCAATCCCCTTTGTGTTCTTCCTGCTCCTCCTTAGGGTCTCACGGCCCCTCCACCTTCCCAACAGACCTGACCTCTCACTGCCCCTCTGCCTTCCTAGCCAGCCGTGCCCCACACGGCACCTCTGCATTCCTGACCAGCCTGGCCCCTCCACCTTCCTGAtacggggagggatagctcagtgatttcaacattagcttgctaaacccagggttgtgagttcaatccttgaagggggcatttagggatgtggggcagaaaaaaatagttggggattggtcctgctttgagcaggagggttgATTAAATGactttctgaggtcccttctaaccctgatattctatgacccaTGTGGCCCTTTCCCCTTCCTAGGTAGCCCGGCCTTTCACAGCCCCACTGACTTCCCAGCCATGCAAACCCTCATCTCTACCTTGCCTGGCCACTCAGCAACCTGCAGCTTTTCAGGAAGGGAAGTCAAGTGGGTTTTGAGGCTGATGGTGACTTCCATCTGTTACTCACCTACCTGCTCCCATCCTGCTTTATAACTCTGTTTGCTCGTACatctgcctgggttccctctgGGTCCTCGGTATGGGCATGTGTGAGCTCCTCAATGCCTGCCTCTCCCTGGCCCTGTTCTCTGCCATTTTCCTCCTCATCCTCACTAGCCTGGACCTGGACCACTGTCACCTGCCTCCCGGTCGGGTGCTGGTGTCACTGCACTGTGACCCAGGCCAAGAAGCTGGTCGTGGGCGTGTAGCTGGTCTCCTTTACCCTTAGTGCTCCCAAACTGGGTTTCAAGGAACTCCTATGGATGGAGGGGGCAGGGTTACCCACATGAATAGTTACACCTTCTCTGCAGAGGTGGACGGAGCCGAGATACAGGCCTGGAGGAGACGTCTCCATCTGCTGCTGTTCAGGGTGCAGTTCCTGCTGGGCGTCCTGATGCCTCTCTGCACCAGCTTGGGATGCCAGGGCCGGATGGGGCTTGAGATGAAGAAGAAGGGGTTGGCGAGGAGTGGGAAGCCTTTAAAAGTCATGGTGACTGCGATGGTGCCATTCTTCATCTGTTGCCTGCCCTACCATGTGTGCCAGGGCTTGCTGCTCTACAAGGATGTGGTGCCGGCGTCGGTCATGAGCGCCTGAAACTGCCTGAAGTTAGAGAGCATTGGAAACTTGTCATCCCGCTTGTTCTTTCATCCCTGATGGTTCTGAAACCCTATGGGTTCCAGGTATCTCAATGTTTATAAACCAAGCGGTGTCCTTGGGACTCCAGATTTCTTGTTATCGGCAGAATCCCATGTGTTTTAGGTGTCTCCATTTTTTCAAAGTCAATGGCTGTTAAGGGTTCCAGATCACTAGCTGGCTCCAGAATCGTGTTTGTTTTAGTCTCTGAATGTATTCTAACCTAACTGATTCTCATGGGTTCTGCAGCACTGGCTGGCCCTGGAATCTTCGTTTTAAGTCTCTCAAAGTGTTCACACTCAATAGGGTCTAGTGGGTTCTATATTCCTGACTGGTGCTAGGACTCCAGTGGATTCCAGAGTGTTTTTAAACCATATAGACTCCAACAACTTCCAGAGTCTTTGTTCATCTAAAAATCTCATGGGGGTTCtagatttcaaaatgctttaaaatccATTTGGTGTGTTGTATTATAGAAGAGTCTGTGTATTATAATAGCAATAGCTAGCTCTTCTCTAGTGCTTgtcctcagtagatctcaaagaactttgcCAAGGGGGTCAGCAGCAGTCACCCACTTTTtgaaaatggggaaactgaggctgggagtATGGAAATGGCTTGGCTAAGGTCATTCAGTCCGCCTCCCAGTCTCTATCAAACACTGTCTCCTTAGACAGTAAGCTCTCTCTTGtctttatacagtgcctagcacagcggGGTTTGGGGCCATGACTACACCTCCCACTGGGGTCTAGccgcggctctgggaggggagtgggggctagtttTAAAGCAATGGCTGTTTTTTAGGTGGTTGCTCTGTTAAGACAGTGTCCAAATGATCATTTCCATTCATGGTTTGCAGCTTTTTGACCTGAGAGAGGAGGTTGGGCGGAGCATGTAGAAAACACAGAGTTAAGGGGAGTGACCTCGACACgcaggggagggctctggggtgcaggggacagacACATGGAAGCATTGCTGAGCAAACACATGTCATCTGAATCTCTCGACTGGGTCTGTGTTTCCACCACCCGCTGCCCAGGTGAGTCGAGACAATGGGCAGAGGGCCCAGCATTGGGTCTAAAGGGGAATTTCCCTGCTAAGACCACTTAGGAGCCGCAGGAATTTGCTATTGTAAAGGCAAACcagtgggactccctgcccctgggcatCAGTGGGGTTATCCTGTGaaactccctgccactgggtatCAGTAGGGTTAGCCTGTGAATGTCCCTGCCACCGGTAGCCCTGGGGTTAACACGGGGCACTCAATAGACAGAGGTAGGAGATGAGGTCTGTGACGTGGGtgaatttttctgttttgtttcatgTTAATCAGATGAGGTGTTCTCCATTTGCAGAGTCTAAACAACAGGATCCCAcgtccctcccacagcccaggaGTCTTGGCTTCCAGCCGCTCCCCCATTCTCTAACTATTAGGCCATTCTACAGAGCAGACAGGACTCCATGCTAATAAGGAGGCAGCATGGCTGGGGGGCTGAGAAGCAGCTCGGTGGATTGAGACTTCCTGTGTTACAGTGAGGGTGAGAAGGAGCCTGCAAGCTCTCACGAATCAGAGTGTAGCAGCAGTTCCTGTGACAGGCAGATGAGCAcaagagatggggtgggggagggctggctTTTTCTTCCTGTAGCAGTAAGATGCACTCGCATCAGCTAAGAGTCAACAGCACCGATCCTCACCTAACTGAGTAGGcctgatcccctgccctgaggcagatTAGAGCTGGCcaccctagaggggaaaggccccaaggcccattccctgctcccctgagccagccagacGTTCAGATCACGGCTACGTGGTATTCTCTGCATAGCTGCATATTTGATCTACTAGAgtgtccccttccccactcctcccacaTCTGCTACCCCCCTTGTTCTCCCCTACTGCTCACAGCTCTAtcctgtagcagtgagttccaccagCTATAGCCCACTTTCTGACAATATCCAGCCTGGATATTCTGGAGGACCAGAGGGTGCCCAGCGAGGTCCTCTCCAATGTTACCTTCCGAACCCACTCTGGTatttctcccttctcctcttcCACTCTCCCTTGTCGCCTCCAATattgtcccttccaacccctctAATGTCTCTTCCCAGGGCACAGTGGAACAAGATATCATGGCACTCCCACCAACCACAGTGGCAAATTCCAGCAGGACCCCAGAGGCCATGAAGACCCCTCACCTGGCATCTGCTGTGTTGCTCTTTATCACCTTCCTGGTGGGTGTGATAGGGAACGGGCTGTACCTGTGGATGCTGGGgctgaagatgaggaggacggtGACCACCACCCTCTGGTTCCTTCACCTGGTGTCCTGCTACCTCCTCTTCACCCGGCTGATCCCCTTCTTTGCCATCTGCATCCTCCTGGATTTTTACTGGGTCTTTGGCATGGCCATGTGCAAATTCCTCAATGCCTGCATCTCTATGGGCATGTTCTTCTCTGTCTTCCTTCTCGCCCTCATCAGTCTGGATTGCTACACCCTCACTCACCGTCCCATCTGGTCCCGGAATCACCGCACCATGCCCCGGGCTGGGAAGCTGGTTGTGGGTGTGTGGCTGGCCTCCTTCGGTCTCAGCGCTCCCTACCTGGTTTTCTGGGAGAGTCACGTGGTGGATGGGGACAGTATTGCCTGCATCAATAATTACAACATAACCGGAAATTAGAATGGAGCTGAGAAGCAGGACCTGTGGAGATGGGTCCAGTGGGCCGTCTTCACAGTCCAGTTCCTGCTGGGCTTCCTGCTGTCCTTCTGCACCATCGTGGGATGCTATGTCTGTGTGGGGATGAATATGAAGGAGAAGAATCTGGCATGGATTGGGAAGCCCTTCAAAGTCATTGGTGGCCACGGTGGTTTCCTTCTTCCTCGGCTGGCTGCCCTACTACCTATACCACGGCTTAAGGCTCTACAACAAGGAGGTGCCAGAGTTACTGAAGGACATTCTTTCAGTCATTTACAGCTttttcaagccaggccttaaaaacctttaaggatggagatgccaccacctccctagggaacccattccagtgcttcaccaccctcctaggaaaatagtgtttcctaatatccaacctagacctctcccactgcaacttgagaccattgctccttgttctgtcatctgccaccactgagaacagccgagctccattctctttggaaccccctctagaggtagttgaaggctgctataaaatcccccctcactcttctcttctgcagactaaacaagcccagttccctcagcctctccttgtaagtcatgtgccccagacccctaatcatttttgtggaaACATATAGGAGCCTGGAAAACATGATCATAGatgattaggattggaagagacttcaggcccaaaactggatgtaatacttcagatgtggcctcaccagtgccaaatagaggggaataatcgctTTCCTcaatcttcattaatgatctgtctgatgggatggattgcaccctcagcaagtttgcggatgccACTAAACTGGGCGGAAAGGTAGATATGCCagagagtagggatagggtccaaaatgacctagacaaattggaggattgggataaaagaaatctgatgaggttcagcaaggacaagtgcagagtcctgtactttgagaggaagaatcccatgcaccgctccAGACTGGGGActaactggctaagcggcagttctgcagaaaggaacctgggaattacagtgggccagaaactggatatgagtcagcagtgtgctcttgttgcccaGAAGTCTAACAGGATATtcggctgcattagtaggagcattgccagcagatagaggaagtgattattcccctctattcggcactggtgaggccacatcttgagtattgcatccagttttgggcctgaagtctctttcaaccctaatcttccatgATCATGTTTTCCAAGGCCCTGTATGTTTCAAAAGCCAGTAGGTTCCTATGCATTCTCGATATTTGGCTGGTTCTTGAACCTCTTGGGTTCTAGGTCTGTCAAAGTTTTAAAATCCAAACAGGTCCTATGTAGTCTAGTTTCCGACCTCCtatattacattgttttacttaAAGTGCTGCACAGGATATTTTCAGGGTGAATAAGgcaaagcagcacatttattggTAATACATGTAGCAATCAACACTGTGTCATATGCATATGatctatattacacacacacacaagcacactccCTCTTGTTGTTGTTGccaactagttgctccccttaacttcACTGAGTTAGATGCGGGAGGGGTGGATCTGAGCTTCTGTCAATTCGGCTCGATGCTCTGATGTTGACAAGATGAGACCCAGGAtcctctgcaagacacctcacatttatagcagcttccctctcacACAAATCTATACCAGATGCAAAATCTGTGTCTGTGTCAGTTGGTCATCTGTGGCGCTTCCTTCTGGGTGTTGTCTTAATGCTGCCACGTTTCTTTTCAAAGAGGGTGTTTTCAAAAGAAGGTGCTGGTTTCTAACTCCCAAGGCCGTCAATATGTCTGATCTTTTTGAATGAGCTCACTTGACAAGTTTTATTGTTCTTGGGTCTGGCGTCCATCCCTTCTCCAactgttgcagctgtctggaggtgctgtcttccacgccttcctcattcacacctcattcattcaacagggcaattgattaaaagaggggagatcttattctactcctagcaaaaagatttttttcttctacCTTAACTATCCCtaggggctataacattataccaaggcTCAATAAAAAGTTTCTATATAAGGATTTGATACAAAGATCCTATATCAAAGGACTTGATACAAAGTTGTAAGAAAATAGGTGTTACATATGGAAAGACTTAATACAAGGTTATATGAAGAGGCATAATGCAAAGTTATATGAAAATGATACACAGTTATACAAAGATGCTTagtgcagagatttatctacaacatCCTAGAACACAGAGGACCAGTTtgggttttaaaataaagttgtcTGACCTAGGACCCAAGAGGTTCAAGAACCTCTCAAATGTCTAGAACATATAGGGTACTACTGGGTTTTTAaatatgtgtttgtgtatgtctGTGGGTATATATATcatcaaggttccctccccactctgaactctggggcacaaacatggggacccgcatgaaagacctcctaagcttatttctaccagcttaggttaaaacttccccaaagcacaaatccttccttgtccttggacggtattgctgccaccaccaagttaTTTAGACAAAAATCCAGGaaacttggagttcctgtttccccaaaatatttccccaaacctcttcaccctcTTTTCTTgtgaggcttgagaataatatactaaccaattggttacaaaatGAGCACAGTCAAAACccctgggtttttaggacactgaaaatcaatcagtttattaaaagaagaattttattaaaaaaaagtcaaagaatcacacctgcaaaaatcaggatggaaggtaactttacagggtaaataaaaagatttaaaatacagaggattcccctccaggctcagcttcaaagttacaacaaaactGGAACAaaactccctcttagcacagggaaaattcacaagcttaaacaaaagataatctaacacatttccttgcctttatttgtaattttagatgtatcatttcaggtaTTTTTTCAGACCATGGTTTAattgcttggtctctctctctgtccgaGAGGGAACCCAacaaagagagaacaaagaaaacctcttccctccacaccccccgattttaaagtatcttctttccttattcttccttttggtcaggtgtcaaccaggttatctgagcttcttaaccccttacaggtaaagtgattctgtacctctggccaggagggatgttatgttactgcatacataaaggttgttacccttccatTTATATTTATCACACATATATAAACACAGACACGTGTCCAGGCAGATGCCCCTGGGTTGGATGAGAGCGTGCAGAGAGGAAAGAGCTGTCAGATTCAGGGAGCCACTTGCCACCAGGTGCTGCCGATGCTAAGCTCAGAACTGGGACTCCCACAGCAGATCTCGTAAGGGCGCTCATGCAGCCAGGCCTGTGGCAAAACCTTTTCCTGTCAGAACTGATGAGTCAAAGTGCTCTGAAATCCACATGCCCGCTTGGCTTGGCTTGAAATTGGCAGACTCTGagcaaggctgggggcagggtgagtgGGGCAGGTTCAGAGGGTTGTGATCCAGGGCCCTCATTTAAGCTGCATGAAAAGGAGCTGCTCTTAATTTTTTTCACACTGCTCTGAAAACCAGTTGCAGACTTGCATTGACTTAGAAAGTAGCACCAAGCTGCAGGACTCTGCTGGAGCAAAGGGTGGTCATTTTATTGGGGACATCAGGAGATGCAGCCCCCTGAAGATGAGCTGCTGTTAATATTCACAAATTGCACTGACACCCCTGTGCCTGGGTCAACTGCCTTGAAAAGTGGCACTGAGTAACGGAGGCGGGGGTGGGGTTTGTGAtgcaaatttggggtcatttggtGCCCGGTGGTACAGGCTCCCCTTCCTTCCACTCCCCCGCTGGTAATGATTGAACATTTTCAGATGCGAGGGGGAAAAAGCAAAGAGGCCAAATTTCAGGAAACATCAAGTCCGAACAGCCCCTGAGCTCAGCTACGCAACAGGACTGAGGGCTGGTGCAGCTGTACTGCAAAAGTGAGTCCGTTTCTCAAGCTGTTCGCTCCTATGTTTAATAGCAGTTCACACTCTGTGGGTACGGCTTCCACCGGAAATTGAGGGTGAGTAACACCCATGTTGAGCTGACACGTGGGCACCTAAAGACACAGCCACTGCTCTTTTGATCTAAACATGGAGACGTCTGAGTTCTTGGCCCTATTATCATCTTTGACCTGGTGTCTTCAGCCACAATGGGGATGAAATGGGACAACAGATGGCATGTAAGTCCTGTGCCAATAACCAATTCTTCAGGTCTCTGGTTGTTCTGAAAAATTGGGAGGAGGTGACTTATTTGGGTATGaccccaaatgatttttttggcaaattaaaaggggaggggggattgtTTCAGTTGGAACAAAATTGTTTGTTTCGTGAGCTTGGAttttacacattttaaatacaaattaaataaaattgtaGCGCATTTCAATACAAAGCCACTTcggaaaaaaatgattttttttatattaaaaatgtcaGATTTTTGGTGGTTGAGTGAAACAATTTGGTAAATTTGATACTAATTCACTAAATGTTTTGTTGTCACTAAGTTTTCTCTAACTGTTAGAGACCACTcccgtcccagagctggggattgaacccaggagttctggcacCCAGCTCCCCCCACTCTACCCTCCTAGACCCCAATTTTCACCCAGAGGCGGATGAGGAACCCAAGAACTCTGAagtgaagtcaacagagttacactgaTTCACACTGGCTGAGGGTCTGGCCTGCTTGCTCCATGCTCAACAGGCCTTCAGGCTTAATTTTCCAAAATACTTGTTGATTATTTGTCATGCTTCTATTTTTGGGGGGTTTCCCAGATGAACACCCCTGAAGAAGCCTGATTGCCAGAAGAAGAAGCTGAACCCTTTGTGAACATCAGGCCTGTTGGAAGGTGTCTCAAGTCCGTACGTGCAGCCATATACTTTACCTGCAAAGCAGAGAATGTTCTCAGTTTCAGAGATGCCACCTTGAGGGGTCTTGTTTGTAAAAGGTTCTAGGTTCCatagtttttttttataaacagaaTGATTAGGAACCCAGGAGTTTCTAGAACTAGCCACATATATAGAATTCACAGGATCCTATTGTTTTTTTCAAACATATAGGTTCTTGGAGTCTTTGAAGTACTAGATCATGTCAGATCTGATTGGCTTTTAAGACATTGTCACACCTAGAACTGAAGAAGTTTAAGAAATAGCCAAATATCTAGAACTCGTGATActattgtttgtgtgtgtgtaaaacccaAAAGTACCCCATGAGTGCTAGACATTTGAGTGGTTCTTCAACCTCTAGATATCTAGATCTGacaagtttttttaaaacccaaacTGCTCCTATGTAGTCTAGAATGTCATATATGAGCTTGGAAACTAGGATGTTCTAGACTAAATAGAAGCTATTTGGGTTTTAAAATCTTGGCAAACCTAGAACCCAAAGGTTCAAAAACCAGTCAAATATCTAGAACTCATAGGATCCTATTGGGTTTTGAAACATACAGGGGCTTGGAAAACATGATGTCAAAATCTTGCCCACATCACATCAGATCAAATTCAAAACACTGACAGGGCTGGGACCCAAGATGGTAACAATCTGCCAGGACTCCTAGAATCCATTGAATCAGCAAGAGGTGGTATCTGTCATGGTTGTCAGTCTTGTTTTGTCTGAACAGTAAAACATACATGTCTAACTTATCTACAGCCTCCACCCTGAGCTGGTGGCCTATGCAGGCCTGGTTTCCTCAATCCACAATCTGGAACCTGTTGGATTCTACGTGGTTAGAAAACACTCCAGAATCCAGTGATGTCCTAGGTCCACTCGGGGATCTAGAACCCATGGACTTTGAGTACGAACACATTGATGGGCCTAGAATCAATGAGATTCCAGAGCCATCTAGAGATGCTAAATCCAAGAGTGTCAATTAGGTTAGAACACATTGAGATACCTAAAACAAACAAGATTCTGGAGCTAGCTTTGGATCTGGAAACATTGATAGCCATTGAGTTTGAAAAAATTGAGAGACCTAGAACACATGGGATTCTGGAAAATCCAGAGACAATGTGGGGTTTATAAGTGAGATACCTGGAACCCATCAGGTTTTAGAGCCATCAGGGATCTAGGAACAGCTGGGATGGCACATTTTCAACTCTCCCTAAGTCTGGGCAACTTCAGGCCATCTCCTGTTTTGTGTTCTCAACTTCTGACCCGTGTCTTCCACTATACTCGTGGGCACTGCTGCCGAGATCATCAACAAAAGCTGCTTTGACCAGAGTGAGAAGAGACATCCTGAAGACCTGCCAGAACTTTTCCCCCACAAAGAGGTAGAGAATGGGGGTGAAGCAGGCATTGAAACAGGACGTGAAGGTGTAAATGACCAAGAGGGCACCCGTCACCGATTGTggcacatccttcttgtagagcTTCAAACCATGGTAGAGGTGGTAGGGCAGCCAGCCGATAAAGAAGGAAATTACCGCGGTCACCATGACTTTGAAGGGCTTCCCAGCCCATGCCAGCTTCTTCTCCTTCATcttcagccccaccctgccataGCATCCCGCAATGGTGCAGAAAGGCAGCAGGAATCCCAGCAGTAACCGGACCATGAAGACAGCCAGGTGGACCCGTCTGCCCAGGTCCTGCATCTCAGCTGCATTCCAGTCTGCAGAGGGGGCGTAATTGTTGATGCAGATGATTCTGCCCCCATCCACAAGACGGGTCTCCCGGAAAGCCAGGTAGGGAGCACTGAGACCGAAGGAGGCCAGCCACACGCCCACAACCAGCTTCCGAGCCCGGGACACGGTGCGGTGATTCCGAGACcagatgggatggtgagtgagggTGTAGCGGTCCAGACTGATGAGGGTGAGAAGGAAGACGGAGGAGAACATGCCCACAGAGATGAAGGAATTAAGGAGCTTGCACATAGCCGTGCCGAAGACCCAGTGGAAACCCATGAGGAGGGAGACAATGAAGAAAGGGATCAGTAGGGTGAAGAGGAGAGAACAAGAGACCAGGTTCAGGAACCAAAGTGTGGTCaccgtcctcctcatcttcagtGCCAGCATCCACAGGTACAGCCCGTTCCCGACCACACCCACCAGGAAAGTGGGGATGAGCAACACGGCTGCAGCCAGGTGAGTGGTGCTCACGGCTCCTGGGGTCTGGCTGGAATTTGCCCCAGTGGTTGGTGGGAGAGTCATGTTGCCCCGGTCCATGGTGCCCTGGGGAGAGACGGAAGAGTGGTTGGAAGGTACAACAGAGGAGAGGAAAAgggtgaggggaagaggaggaagggagaaatAAAGTGGGCTAGGAAGGGACCATTGGAGAGGATCTCCCTGGGCACCCTGTGGTCCTCCAGAATATCCACGCTGGGTATTATCAGCAACTGTGCTATCACCGGTG
Proteins encoded in this window:
- the LOC120390377 gene encoding probable G-protein coupled receptor 33, which produces MDRGNMTLPPTTGANSSQTPGAVSTTHLAAAVLLIPTFLVGVVGNGLYLWMLALKMRRTVTTLWFLNLVSCSLLFTLLIPFFIVSLLMGFHWVFGTAMCKLLNSFISVGMFSSVFLLTLISLDRYTLTHHPIWSRNHRTVSRARKLVVGVWLASFGLSAPYLAFRETRLVDGGRIICINNYAPSADWNAAEMQDLGRRVHLAVFMVRLLLGFLLPFCTIAGCYGRVGLKMKEKKLAWAGKPFKVMVTAVISFFIGWLPYHLYHGLKLYKKDVPQSVTGALLVIYTFTSCFNACFTPILYLFVGEKFWQVFRMSLLTLVKAAFVDDLGSSAHEYSGRHGSEVENTKQEMA